From a region of the Tamandua tetradactyla isolate mTamTet1 chromosome 10, mTamTet1.pri, whole genome shotgun sequence genome:
- the LRRC15 gene encoding leucine-rich repeat-containing protein 15, with translation MPLKHYLLLLVGCHAWGIGFAYYACPSECTCSRASQVECTGARIVAVPTPLPWNAMSLQILNTHITELNESPFLNISALIALRIEKNELAHIMPGSFRNLGSLRYLSLANNKLQILPIGLFQGLDNLESLLLSSNQLVQIQPAHFSQFSNLKELQLHGNHLEYIPDGVFDHLVGLTKLNLGKNSLTHLSPRVFQHLGNLQVLRLYENRLSDIPMGTFDGLSNLQELALQQNQIGVLSPGLFHNNRNLQKLYLSNNHISQLPPGIFMQMPQLNRLTLFGNSLKELSPGIFGPMHNLRELWLYDNHITSIPDNVFSSLSQLQVLILSRNQINFISPGAFNGLTELRELSLHTNALQGLDGNVFRMLVNLQNISLQNNRLRQLPGNIFANVNGLMTIQLQNNQLENLPMGIFDHLGNLCELRLYDNPWRCDSDILPLRNWLLLNRARLGTDALPVCFSPANFRGQSLVIININVAAPSVQAPVPRYPETPSYPATPQYSDTPRYPDTPSSADTTAISYTTEYTSPVDDYTDLTTIGVTDDRSVWGMTRAQSGLAIAAIVIGIIALACSLAACICCCCCKKRSQAVLMQMKAPNEC, from the coding sequence ATGCCACTGAAACATTATCTCCTTTTGCTGGTGGGCTGCCATGCCTGGGGCATAGGGTTCGCCTACTATGCCTGTCCTAGTGAGTGCACCTGCTCCAGGGCCTCCCAGGTGGAGTGCACGGGCGCGCGCATCGTGGCGGTGCCCACCCCTCTGCCCTGGAATGCCATGAGCCTGCAGATCCTCAACACGCACATCACTGAACTCAACGAGTCCCCGTTCCTCAACATCTCGGCCCTCATCGCCCTGAGGATTGAGAAGAATGAGCTGGCTCACATCATGCCCGGTTCTTTCCGCAACCTGGGCTCGCTGCGCTACCTCAGTCTTGCCAACAACAAGCTCCAGATTCTGCCTATCGGCCTCTTCCAGGGCCTAGACAACCTTGAGTCGCTCCTTCTGTCCAGCAATCAGCTGGTGCAAATCCAGCCAGCCCACTTCTCCCAGTTCAGCAACCTCAAGGAGCTGCAGCTGCATGGCAACCACCTGGAATACATCCCCGATGGCGTCTTTGACCACTTGGTGGGTCTCACCAAGCTCAACCTGGGCAAGAATAGCCTCACCCATCTTTCTCCCAGGGTCTTCCAGCACCTAGGCAACCTCCAGGTCCTCCGGCTGTATGAGAACAGGCTCTCCGACATCCCCATGGGCACTTTTGATGGGCTCAGCAACCTCCAGGAATTGGCTCTCCAACAGAATCAGATTGGCGTGCTCTCGCCTGGCCTCTTCCACAATAACCGTAACCTCCAGAAACTCTATCTGTCCAACAACCACATCTCTCAGCTGCCCCCCGGCATCTTCATGCAGATGCCCCAGCTCAACCGGCTCACGCTCTTTGGGAACTCCCTGAAGGAGCTCTCTCCAGGGATCTTCGGGCCCATGCACAACCTGCGGGAGCTTTGGCTCTATGACAACCACATCACTTCCATACCTGACAATGTGTTCAGCAGCCTCAGCCAGCTGCAAGTCCTGATCCTAAGCCGCAACCAGATCAACTTCATCAGCCCAGGTGCCTTCAACGGGCTGACGGAGCTGCGGGAGCTGTCACTCCACACCAACGCGCTGCAGGGGCTGGACGGAAACGTCTTCCGCATGTTGGTCAACCTGCAAAACATCTCCCTGCAAAACAACCGCCTCAGACAGCTCCCAGGAAACATCTTTGCCAATGTCAATGGCCTCATGACCATCCAACTGCAGAACAACCAGCTGGAGAACCTGCCCATGGGCATCTTTGACCACCTGGGGAACCTGTGTGAGCTGCGGCTCTATGACAACCCCTGGAGGTGTGACTCTGACATCCTTCCACTCCGCAATTGGCTCCTGCTCAACAGGGCCAGGCTAGGGACGGATGCCCTCCCAGTGTGTTTCAGCCCAGCCAATTTCAGAGGCCAGTCCCTCGTCATCATCAACATCAACGTGGCGGCACCCAGTGTCCAGGCCCCAGTGCCCAGATACCCGGAAACGCCCAGCTACCCGGCAACGCCCCAGTACTCGGACACGCCCCGGTACCCAGACACACCCAGCTCCGCTGACACCACAGCCATCTCCTACACCACTGAGTACACCAGCCCTGTGGACGACTACACTGACCTTACCACCATCGGGGTCACCGATGACCGCAGCGTGTGGGGCATGACCCGGGCCCAGAGCGGGCTGGCCATTGCCGCCATTGTCATCGGCATCATCGCCCTGGCCTGCTCCCTAGCTGCCTGCATCTGCTGTTGCTGCTGCAAGAAGAGGAGCCAAGCGGTGCTGATGCAGATGAAGGCCCCCAATGAATGTTGA